The Bacillota bacterium genome has a window encoding:
- a CDS encoding minor capsid protein — translation MAMKARNYWQKRFEMLEEAQLKTGQAYYSEAEKQFTRAAANVEKEISNWYRRFAENNEISLLEAKRLLNSSQLKELKWDIEEYIKYGKENALDQRWMKELENASAKAHITRLEALKLQIQQQAEVLFGNQVDGIDELARKIYSDGYYHTAYEIQRGFNVGWDLQPLNEKQVSAVVSKPWTADNKTFKDRCWTNKQQLVNTVHTELTQAIIRGDAPTKAINRISNQFTVSKNKAGRLIMTESAFFASKSQQDCFNDLDVEKYQLVATLDLRTSEICEDLDGQVFAMKDYEIGLTAPPFHPWCRTVTVPYFEDDYGERAARDSEGKTYDVPSDMTYKDWKKSFASKVDEREKLDIIESYRTNNIHIIENGDISVKTLSDIKKASDTVTKDFPGLNGFVSDISFGDLNGAVAENRFSIDRTGKVTDSVVLDSGCFSDTKGTMQVLHDHYTEGISYQTENIGSLVAHELGHAAHQLLALNRAGYVNGKNLSSIQVSIFQSERKKISQEIYLQAFTDESFEEIFHKIYNELGQRASESGEELIAQSFGNYYFGKHKSKVAKSIVKFFMKGFS, via the coding sequence ATTTGCCGAAAACAATGAAATTAGTCTCTTAGAAGCAAAGCGGCTTTTAAACAGCAGTCAGCTTAAGGAACTAAAGTGGGACATAGAGGAATACATAAAATACGGAAAAGAGAATGCCCTAGATCAGCGCTGGATGAAGGAACTTGAAAATGCCTCGGCAAAGGCGCATATAACAAGACTTGAAGCGCTGAAACTGCAGATACAGCAGCAGGCAGAGGTGTTATTCGGAAATCAGGTCGACGGCATAGACGAGCTGGCAAGGAAGATCTATTCAGACGGCTATTACCATACCGCCTATGAGATACAGAGAGGCTTCAACGTCGGATGGGATCTTCAGCCGTTAAATGAAAAGCAAGTTTCCGCAGTGGTTTCTAAGCCATGGACGGCAGACAATAAGACGTTCAAAGACAGGTGCTGGACGAATAAGCAGCAGCTTGTCAATACAGTTCACACGGAGCTCACCCAGGCGATCATAAGAGGCGATGCACCGACAAAGGCAATAAACAGGATCTCAAATCAGTTTACAGTAAGTAAGAATAAGGCGGGAAGGCTGATCATGACAGAGTCAGCCTTTTTTGCTTCAAAGTCACAGCAAGACTGCTTTAATGATCTTGACGTTGAAAAGTATCAGCTGGTCGCAACACTGGATCTGCGTACAAGCGAGATCTGTGAGGATCTCGATGGGCAGGTCTTTGCAATGAAAGACTATGAGATCGGGCTTACTGCTCCACCTTTTCACCCTTGGTGCAGGACCGTCACAGTTCCTTATTTTGAGGACGACTACGGTGAAAGAGCCGCAAGGGACAGTGAAGGCAAGACATACGATGTCCCGTCTGATATGACCTATAAGGACTGGAAAAAATCTTTTGCAAGTAAAGTTGACGAAAGAGAAAAACTGGATATAATAGAATCATATAGAACTAACAATATCCATATCATCGAAAACGGCGATATTTCTGTAAAGACTCTGTCTGACATCAAAAAAGCAAGTGACACTGTCACCAAAGATTTTCCGGGTTTGAATGGTTTTGTTTCGGATATATCATTCGGAGACTTGAACGGTGCGGTTGCTGAGAACCGCTTTAGTATCGATAGAACTGGTAAAGTCACTGATTCTGTCGTGCTTGATTCCGGGTGTTTTTCAGATACTAAAGGGACTATGCAGGTGCTTCATGACCATTATACAGAGGGTATCAGCTATCAAACTGAAAACATTGGAAGCCTTGTTGCTCATGAGTTGGGGCATGCGGCACATCAGCTGCTTGCATTGAACAGAGCCGGATATGTTAATGGGAAAAATTTATCATCTATACAAGTTTCGATTTTTCAGTCGGAACGTAAAAAAATATCACAGGAAATCTACTTGCAAGCTTTTACAGATGAAAGCTTTGAGGAGATTTTTCATAAAATATATAATGAACTTGGTCAACGGGCAAGTGAAAGCGGCGAAGAATTAATTGCGCAAAGCTTCGGAAATTATTATTTTGGAAAACATAAATCAAAAGTCGCTAAATCAATTGTTAAATTTTTTATGAAAGGATTTAGTTAG